The DNA sequence TGCTGGAACTGTTGGAGGAATGGTTGCAACAGATAATGGATATGCTAAGTTAAATGGTGGAACTATCAATGTAACAAAAGATAATTCCAGACTTTTCTATGCAGATGCAACAGGAAAAATAGATTTTACAAGAGCTACTGCTATAAATGTTTCAAAAGGAATAGTACTTCCTCATGAAGAAAGTAATACAGCTTTCTATAATAGTAACGTTTCAACAGCAGCAGGGGTAACTCCTACAAAATATAATGGTATGGGAAATGTAACTATAAATCTTCTAAGTGATGATGTAGTTTTAAGAACTGTTGACAACCATGCACCTGAAACTTGGACTGGTGGAGCAAATTTTGAAACTAATGTTAAGAATATAATGAAATATTCAGTCTTAAATAAGAATGGACATACATATAAGGCATACTATACTAATGGAGAATTTAAAATTGCAGTAAACATTAATCGTGATGATACAACTGATGTATTTAACGGTATAGTTATGGGAAATGAAAAAGTTACAATTGATAATGGAATTTCTATTACATCTAATGCAGGAAAAGGTTTAGCACAAGCTGCCTTAAAAAATACTGTAGATAATACTAAGACTGCATATATAAATAATGGAACTGTAAGTATAACGGGAGCAAGTGCTGGAAGTATAGGACTTAAAGTTGACCATGGAACTATTGAAAATAATAGTTTAGTTAGTATGAATGATGGAATAGGTCTATATGGAAGCAGTGGAAGTAAAATTTCAAACAATGCAAATGGAAAAATTAGTATAAGTTCTCCAAGTCAACATGGAATAGGAATAGCAGGTTTCCTTACAGGAACTGCTGCTCAGGAATATGGAACAGATAAACTGATTAGCAACCTAATAGCAACAAGTGGAGGAAATCTTCCTAATACTATAAAAACAATAGATATTACTAATGATGGAGAAATTGAAATTTCAGGAAAAGCTGTAGGGATCTATGCTGACAATACAAGTACGATAGCTGGATTTAATAATCATGTTACAAAAGAAAATGCAGTTGTAAATAATAACGCTTCTTTAAGCTTTGGAGATGACAGTGTAGGAATTTATGCTAAAAAAGCAATAGTTAATTTAAGAGGAACAGGAACAAATGATATCTCTGTTGGTAAAAATGGAATAGGAGTTGCTGCAGAAGATTCAACTGTAAATCTCTTGACAGACTATGGTTTCCAAATAAAAGACAATGGTGTAGGACTTTATGCTAAAAATACAGATACATCTACTGGAACTATGAATGTAAAGTATACAGGAGCAAATGCAGCAGGTGTAGTAGGAACAGGGGCATATTTTGAAATGACAGGAAGTCCTATAACTAATAAATTAAATATCAATGTGGAAAATGTTCCAAATGCTACAGAAGGAATGATAGGAATCTATGCTAAAAATGGTAATTTTACTAATGAAGGAAATGTAAAAATAACTAATACAAATACCTTAGGTTTTGGTATTATATCTTCAGGAACAGATGTAACAAATAAAGGAGATATTACTTTAGAAGATTCTTTAAATCCGACTAAACCCAATATTGGAATGTATACAGCAGGGTCATCTCCTTTAAGAAACATGGGAAAAATTACTGTTGGTAAAAATGGAATAGGAATTTATGCTAAGAATTTCTCTAATGGAGATTCAGCTACTTTACCAAACAGCACAATAGAAGTTGGAGAAAATGGAATAGGAGTTTACACAGAAAGTGGAAATGGTCATCTTGAATCTGGAAGTATAAAAGCAGGAAAAGATGGAGTTGGAGTATATGTTGCAGGAAATGGTGGAACTATAACAGCAGCAAATACATTTAATATGACTCTTGGAGATGGTTCAAGTGATGCTGATAAAGGAGCTTTTGGTTTTGTTAACGTAGGTTCAAATAACAAGATTTACAGTGATATATCAAATGTTAACCTACAAAATAACTCTATATATATCTACTCAAAAGATACAAGTGGAACTTCAGCAAATCCACAAATTATAAATAATACTAATATCACTGCTACTGGAAAGAATAACTATGGAATCTATTCAGCAGGTTATACTGTTAATAATGGAAATATGAATCTGTCAGCAGGAACTGGAAATGTAGGAGTATATAGTGTTAATGGAGGAACTATAGAAAATAGAAGTGGGGCAATCACTGTAGGTGGTTCTGTTCCTGTAAATGATGAGTATGGAATAGCTATGGCGGCAGGTTATACTTGGACAAAGAAAGATTTACTAAAACCTGTTTCCCAAAGACCTGTCCAAACTACTGGAAATATAATTAATAGAGGAACTATTAATGTAAATGGCCAATACAGTCTAGGAATGTATGCCAGTGGAAATGGCTCTACTGCTAAAAACTATGGAACTATCAACTTAAATGCAAATAATACAACAGGAATGTACTTAACTGATAAAGCAGTTGGTCATAACTATGGAACAATAACAAATGCTGCAGGAGTAAAAGATGTTACAGGAGTTGTTGTAAAAAATGGTGCTAAATTTATAAATGAAGCTACAGGGGTAGTAAGCTTAAATGCTACCAATGCCCTAGGTGTTTTAAGAACTAAAGATGAAGGAGAAACTTTAGGAGTTATTGAAAACTATGGAACTTTTAATATCACAGGAGATGGTTCAGAGGTAGAAAAAGTTTCTGAATCTAAAGATTTAAATAAGAGTCTAGGAAAAGGTAAGGATAAAATTTCTATAGATGTACCAGCAGGAGCAACAACAGGAACTATTAAATTAGGAGATATAGTTCAAAGTCCAGAAATTGTAGAAACAAAGAGATTGGAATTAGAAGAAACACAAGTATCTACAATAGGTATGTATATAAATACATCAGGAGTTAAATTTACAAAACCTATAACAGGTCTAAGTGAATTAAGTCAATTAAGAAAAGCTGACTTAATTATAGGAGCTGAAGCTGCTCAAAGCACAACAGCTAAATATATACAAGTTGGTAAAACTATACTAGATCCATATAATGATACTATATTGAATAATCCACAAATAAATAAATGGAGTATTTACTCAGGTTCATTGACATGGATGGCTAATATAGGACAAAACCAAGTTAATGGAACTATAGAAAATGCTTACTTAGCTAAGATACCTTATCCTGTATTTGCAAAAGATAAAAATACTTATAACTTTACAGATGGACTGGAACAAAGATATGGAGTTGAAGGAATAGGAAGTAGAGAAAATGCATTATTCCAAAAATTAAATACTATAGGAAATAATGAAGAAGTTTTACTATTCCAAGCATTTGATGAAATGATGGGACATCAATATGCAAATGTACAGCAGAGAATCAATGAAACAGGAAATACTTTAGACAAAGAGTTTAAATATCTTAAAAACGAGTGGAGAAATCCAACAAAAGATAATAACAAAATCAAAGTATTTGGTATGAAAAACGAATACAGAACAGATACAGCGGGAATAATAGACTATACAAGTGATGCTTACGGAGTAGCTTATGTTCATGAAAATGAAGCAATAAAACTTGGAAACAGCTCAGGATGGTATGCAGGGGCAGTAACAAACAGATTCAAGTTTAAGGATATAGGAAAATCAAAAGAAAATCAGACTATGTTAAAGGCAGGAATCTTTAAAACAATGTCACCAATGACAGACCATAACGGTTCATTAAGATGGACAGTTGCAGGGGATGTATTTGTAGGAAGAAATGAAATGAAACGTAAATTCCTGGTGGTAGATGAAGTATTTAATGCCAAATCAGATTATACTTCATACGGAGCGGCACTTAAGACAGATTTAGGGTATGATATAAGAATGAGCGAAAGAACCCATTTAAGACCTTATGGATCATTGAAGATGGAATATGGAAGATTTAATGATATAAGGGAAGATGATGGAGAAATAAGACTGGAGGTTGAAGGAAACGACTATTTCTCAGTAAAACCTGAAGTTGGACTGGAATTCAAGTATGTACAGCCTTTAGCAGTAAAAACCCAGTTATCAGTAGGATTAAGTGCGGCATATGAAAACGAACTTGGAAAAGTAGGAGATGNNNNNNNNNNNNNNNNNNNNNNNNNNNNNNNNNNNNNNNNNNNNNNNNNNNNNNNNNNNNNNNNNNNNNNNNNNNNNNNNNNNNNNNNNNNNNNNNNNNNTATCGGAATAGACAACACAAGATTTGGAGTAACATTAAATGCAGGTTACGACACAAAAGGCCACAATGTAAGAGCAGGAGTAGGACTAAGAGTAATATTCTAAAATATTAACATGAATAATTTTAAGAAGGGGCTGTTGCAAATTAAATAGTTGAGTCCCAAAAGAAAAAAGATGCTAAAAAACAATTTTTTGTAGTTTAGCATCTTTTTAAAATTGGTTATTTGTCAAATAGTGTTGATAAATAAAAGTTGTAAAGTAAAGTGTCACTATATGGAAAAAAATAAGAACCATAAAAGTTTTCTATGGTATGATTAATTCACCACAAACAATCAAAGGAGAAAACAGATATGGTTCAAGAACAGTATACAACAAAAAGAAGAAAAGGGCAACACTTAAAATTAATAGAGAGAGGAAAAATAGAAGCACTTCTTAAAATAGGAATACCAAAAGTGAAAATAGCACAGGAACTGGGAATAAGTGTGAGAACCCTCCACAGGGAAATCAAAAGAGGCATGGTGGAGCTTCTGAATACAGATTTATCAACAAGGGAAGTATATTCTGCGGAATTTGCCCAGTCAAAGTATGACAAGGCACAGAAGGGGAAAGAAGGAGAACTTAAGATAGGGAAGAACCTCAAACTGGTAAAATATCTTGAAGATTCGGTGAAACGGGGGAAGAATTCCCCGTATGCTGCACTGGAGCAAGCAAAAAGGGAAGGACAGGAAGTAAACATAGGACTGAAGACACTGTATAACTATATACATAGCGGACTGTTTCTGGAATATAGTGAGGATGACATGCCCTACAGGAAGAGGAGAAAGAAGAAGGTTGAGTTAAGGAAACGTATAAGGAAGCAGGGAGGGAGGAGCATAGAGGAAAGAGATGAAAGGATAGGGGCACGTTTAGAGCATGGGCACTGGGAAGTGGATACAGTATTAGGTAAGAAGGGGACATTGACATGTCTTCTTGTACTGACAGAACGAAAGACAAGGCTTCAGCTGATAAGGAAGCTAGAAAACAGGACAGCATTACATACAGAAGGAAGAATAAAGGGATTAATAGAGGAATATCCAGATTCAATAAAGACACTTACGAGTGACAATAGTAGTGAATTTATGAAGGTTGAAGAGATAGAAGGACTGGGAGTAGGATATTTTTATGCACACAGCTTCAGTTCGTGGGAACGAGGGAGTAACGAAAATAATAATAAGCTGATAAGAAGGTTTATACCAAAAGGGACAGATATAACAGATATAACGGAAGAAGAACTAAAGAGTATAGAGGAATGGATGAATAATTATCCGCGAAAACTTTTTAATGGAAAAAGCTCAAAAGAAATGTATGATATTGAACTGAAACAGTACATTTCATAATATTTCATAAAAAAGTGACATTTACTATTGCAATTTAGCTTTGCAACAGCCCCAAGGTAATTATATTGCCAAAACCATATTTAACTGCTATAATATAGGTGCTTACACTTTAACAGAGAAAGAGGGAGGGCAAAATGGCTGTTAGTTATAAAAAACTTTGGCATATTCTTCTTGATAGAGATATGAAGAAAAAGGAGTTGGAAGCTTTGGCAGGTCTTAGCCATTATGCAATGAGCAAGATGAGTAGAGATGAAAATGTAACAACTGAAGTTCTCGGTAAGGTTTGTGCTGCACTTGATTGCAAGATTGAGGATATCATTGATTTTCTTCCGGATGAAAAATAAGCCTGTTTGTTTAAAATAGGTTTTAGAAAAATTTAAGATATATGGAGGCTTTTACATGAATAAGCAACAGTTAGCCACAAAAATTTGGGAGTCTGCAAATAAAATGCGTTCCAAAATAGAGGCGAACGAATATAAGGACTATATTTTAGGCTTTATATTCTATAAATTCCTTTCTGAAAAGGAAGTAAAGTATTTAAAAAACAATGACTGGACAGATGAATATCTTCCAGAATTAAAAGAGGAAGATAAAGAGACGGTTACCAGCATACAGAAAAATTTAGGATACTTTATATCTTATGAAAATTTATTTTCAACTTGGCTTTCTAAAGGCAAAGATTTTAGCGTTCAGGATGTTCGTGATGCTCTGTCTGCATTTAGTCGTCTAATCAACCCTACTCACAAGAAAGTATTTGATGGTATTTTCGACACATTACAAACAGGACTTAGTAAATTAGGTGATAGTGCAGCTTCGCAGTCAAAATCCATCAGTGATCTTATCTATCTTATCAAAGATATTCCAATGGACGGTAAACAAGGATATGATGTGCTGGGATTTATTTATGAATATTTAATAGAAAAATTTGCAGCTAATGCAGGAAAAAAAGCCGGTGAGTTCTATACGCCACACGAAGTATCCCTTCTTATGTCCGAAATTGTTGCCGAACATCTTAAAAATAGAGAGAAAATTGAGATTTTTGATCCAACAAGTGGTTCAGCCTCACTTCTTATTAACATCGGCAAGAGTGCGTCAAAGTATATCGAGGGAAAAAATAAAATTAAATATTATGCTCAAGAGCTAAAACAAAATACTTATAACCTCACTCGTATGAATTTGGTTATGCGTGGAATTGAAGCAGACAATATTGTCACTCGAAATGGAGATACCTTGGAAGATGATTGGCCGTACTTTGATGAAAATGATCCTACCCAAACATATAATCCGCTTTATGTAGATGCGGTTGTATCAAATCCGCCTTATTCACAAGGCTGGAATCCTTCGGATAAAGAGACTGATCCTCGTTATGCAGGATATGGACTTGCTCCAAAGGGAAAGGCGGATTACGCTTTCTTGCTTCATGACCTTTACCACATTAAACCAGACGGTATCATGAATATTGTTCTTCCACATGGTGTTTTATTCCGTGGTGGAGAGGAAGGAGAAATTCGTAAAAATTTAATTGAAAAGAATAAAATTGACACCATCATCGGGCTTCCTGCAAATATCTTTTACGGCACAGGGATTCCGACCATTGTGATGGTTTTAAAGCAAAAAAGAGTGAATACCGATGTGCTTATTATTGATGCCTCAAAAGGATTTGTAAAAGAAGGAAAGAATAACAAACTAAGAGCATCGGATATTAAGAAAATCGTTGATGTTGTAACTCGTAGAGAGTGTGTAGAAAAATTCTCACGAGTTGTCAGTCGTGATGAGATTAGAAGAAACGACTACAATCTTAACATTCCGAGATATGTTGATTCTTCCGAAAAGGCTGAGTCTTGGGATATTTATGCTTCCATGTTTGGAGGACTGCCTATTTCAGAAATTAACGAGTTGAATGAGTATTGGACAGCATTTCCAAAGCTTAAAACGGCTCTTTTAGAAAAAACATCAGGAGAGTACTCAAGGATTGTTGTTACAGATATAAAAAAAGCAGTTAAGGAAAATGAATGTGTACAGGCATTTGAACAAAGTTTCAAAAATGCTTTTGGAAATTTTGACGACTATTTGTATAACGAATTGATTATAAAAATGGATACACTTGGTATTTCAAAGACAGAGGAAGTTTTATCCTTAGATATTTTTGCAAGATTAAAAGATATTCCTCTTGTAGATAAGTATGAAGCATATCAATTACTTGATGATGATTGGACTAAAATTGCCATAGACTTAGAAATTATCAAGACAGAAGGCTTTGAATCAACAAAAGTCGTTGACCCTAATATGGTAGTCAAAAAGAAAGGAAATTTAGAACAGGAAGTACAGGAGGGTTGGAAAGGACGCATTATTCCTTTTGACCTTGTGCAAAATACATTACTTTTAGACGAAAAACAGGAGATACAGAAAAAAGAAAACAGGCTATCTGAAATTACTTCCAAGTATGAAGAACTTTTTGATATGCTTACCGAAGAAGAAAAAGAGGCAGACTTTGTAAATGAGGATAGCTTTGTATTTGCAGAAGTTAAGAAAGCACTAAAAAATAAAGATATTGAAGTAGAAACAAAGGAAAAATTAAAAGAAGTAGAAGCATTAAACACAGAAGAAAAGGCATTAAAGTCGGAAGTTAAAAAAGAAAGTGCATTATTAGAAGAAAAAACAAAGGAAACCATAGAAAGTCTGTCTGATGAACAGGTAAGGCAGCTACTTAAGAAAAAATGGATACATCCACTTATTCAGAATTTAATGCAGCTTCCTGACAGAATTGTTTCTGAATTGGTAGCAAAACTTGAAGCACTTGCAAAAAAATATGAAACTACGTTTGCTGAAATTGAGAGTCAAATTGAAGAAACGGAAAAAGAACTTTCTTTAATGATTGATGATTTGGAAGCCGGTGAGTTCGATATGCGAGGTCTCTATGAGTTCAAAAAACTTCTTGGAGGTGAATAGAATGGCAGAAAATACAAAAAAACCGGCCATTAGATTTGCCGGATTTACAGAAGTTTGGGAACAGCGTAAGTTGGATACTATTACTGATGTGAGAGATGGAACTCACGATTCACCACAATATGTAGAAGATGGACATCCATTCATTACATCCAAAAATGTTAAAGATGGATTTATCAATTATGAAGATATACAGTATGTTTCTGATAAAGATTATGAGGAAATAAACAAACGCTCTAAAGTTGATAAAAATGATATTCTAATGGGTATGATTGGAACTATCGGAAACATTGCTTTAGTGCGTGAAATACCTGATTTTACAATAAAAAATGTTGCTTTAATTAAGGATATCGGTGATGTGTTTTATCATTACTTATATCACTGTTTACAATCAAATAGTGTTGCACATCAGTTGGACGAAAATCTTGATGGTGGAACTCAAAAGTTTATAGCTTTAAATAAAATAAGAGAGCTTGTTATACCTGTTCCAAGTGAGTATGAGCAACACAAAATAGGCGATTATATGGAGTTACTCGACAACCTTATCACCCTTCATCAGCGTAAGTATGACAAATTGACCAATGTAAAAAAATCTATGCTTGAAAAAATGTTTCCGAAAAATGGTTCAAATGTACCGGAAATTCGTTTTAAGGGTTTTACTGAAGCTTGGGAACAGTGTAAGCTTTCAGACCTTGTTGATGTAATAGATGGAGACAGAGGAAAGAACTACCCTATAGAATCAGATTTTGATATAAGTGGACATACATTATTTTTAAATGCATCAAATGTAACAACAGATGGATTTGCTTTCGATAACAATCAGTTTATATCAGAAGAAAAATCTAATAGTATGGGAAATGGAAAGCTTAATGAAGATGATATTATAATAACTTCAAGAGGTTCATTAGGACATATAGCTTGGTATAACGCCTATATTCAGTGTATTGTTCCTTATGCACGTATAAATTCTGGTATGTTGATTTTGAGAAAAAAGAAGAGTGTAAGTACATCATATTTACATCAATTTCTGAAATCTGAAAAAGGGCAAAATCAAATATCGTTTATGAGTTTTGGAAGTGCTCAACCACAATTAACAAAAAAGGGTGTAGAAGGATTGCTTGTTAATTATCCAGGTTCATTAAATGAACAAGACAAGTTGGGAGAGTATTTCGCCAATCTCGACAACCTTATCACCCTTCATCAGCGTAAGCTGGAAAAATTGAGAAATATCAAGAAATCTATGCTTGAAAAGATGTTTATTTAGGAGGAAATGTAAAAATGGACAAGTTGATCTTATTTCATGGCACTCCTGACAAAATCGTAGTACCGACATACGGCAAGGGCGAAGAAAAGCATGACTACGGTCAAGGGTTTTACTTGACCGAAAGTATAGACCTTGCTAAAGAATGGGCAGTTTGTAGGCCGAATGAGAAAAACGGATGGGTTCATAAGTATCAGCTTGATACTGCCGGACTTAAAATCTTGGATTTTCAAGATAAAGGCGTTTTGGCTTGGCTGACTGAACTGATGAAGCATAGGGATGCTGCCGACTCAAAGCGTTACCGTATGCTTGCAAAGAAGTTTATAGAAAAATATGGCGTAGATACAAAAGAATATGATGTTATCAGAGGATGGCGAGCAAATGCCTCTTATTTCTACATTGCAAAGGAATTTGTAAGAGACAATATTGATATGGATATTCTTGAAGAACTGCTTTCTTTTGGCGGTTTGGGTATTCAGTATTGTATTAAGTCCAAGCTTGCTTATTCTAAGCTGCATGAGTTAGATGATGGCTTAATGGCGGTTCAGTATGCTGAATTTAACGAAAAGTATAATCAGCGGGACATTACTGCAAGACAGAAAATGAGAGAACTTGTTGACTCAGAAGCCAATAGTGTAACCAAGGTGTTCAGTACGCTTTTTAAGGAGTGATGATTATGAGAGCATATTCAAAAGATTATTTGAATGATGTGGTGGAAAATCAGGGAAAACTCTTTGACTTAGTTGCTCAAAATTTTTCCGATAAGAATACCGAAGACTTTATCAAGACATATATGCAAAGCAAAACAAGAAAAAGCATTGATGAAGCGAAAGCTTATGTAAATACCATGAGTGCTAAAGAGTTGTGGGACTACTTTACCAAAACGGAAAATTATGTTTTGAAATCCGGTAAGTCTATTGACGGGTTTATGCCTGATTGGATTGGTGAGTTCTATGCTTATTATCAGTGGTACTACAATATTCCAAGCTCAGAGGTACTGAAAAAAGTTCCGCTTGATTTTTTGAAAAAAGCATACTACGGTCTGCACGACTTGGAACTTGATTTAGCGGTGCGAAAGGTCGGAGAAGTGCGATGAGTGTTATATGTTTTCACAATCTAAATGAAGAAAATGGTTATTTAAGTAATTGGTATCTATCACCATTTACAGTAGAGAAGAAAAATTTTTCATCAATGGAACAATTCATGATGTATCGAAAAGCGATTTGCTTTGGCGACGAAGCAGTAGCTAAAAATATACTTTCCACTGATGATACCTCCCAAATCAAGGTACTTGGAAGACAAGTAAAAAATTATGATGAGCATATCTGGAACGGTATTAGGCAGATTGTAGTTTATGAAGGGCTTTTGGCAAAATTCTCACAGAATGAGGATTTAAAAGATAGACTTAAATCTACCGGAGAAGCTATATTAGCAGAATGTGCGGTAAAAGACCTAATTTGGGGTGTGGGATTATCAATGAAAGATCCTAACAGGCTTGATAAAACAAAATGGAAAGGGCAAAATTTGCTTGGATATACACTTATGATGGTGCGGGAATGTTTGTAATTCAGTCTTACTTGGGAACAGCGTAAGTTGTCATCACTATGCGATAAATTTACAGATGGAGATTGGATTGAGGCAAAAGACCAAAGTAATTCAGGTGTTCGTTTAATACAAACAGGCAATGTGGGAGTTGCAGAGTACCTTGATAAACCTAACAATAAAAAATGGATATCCAATGACACTTTTGAAGCATTACATTGTGAGGAAGTGTTCGAGGGCGATATTCTAATTTCAAGATTGCCTGAACCAGCCGGAAGAGCTTGTATACTGCCGAATTTAGCTTCAAAAATGATTACTGCGGTTGATTGTACGATAGTAAGAGTTTCTAAGGATACAAGCAATAAGTTTTTACTTCAATATCTATCTTCACAAAAATATTTTGATGAAGTAAATACTTGTCTTGCGGGTGGAACACGACAAAGAATTAGCCGAAGTAACCTTGCAAATTTCGATGTGGCGATACCCGTTAAAAAGAGTGAACAAGAAGTTATAGGTATATATTTTGAGAAACTCGACAACCTTATTACCCTTCATCAGCGTAAGTAAAAAAAGAAATAGTAAAAGATAAAAGAAGTGCCTTTAAAAAGCAATTCGGTATGTAAAGACATATATTGAAAGTTAGGAGGAATTACAATGGTTTTTAATAAAGAGTCAGATTTTGAAGAGGCTTTAATTAAAATCTTATCCGAGAAGGGTTGGGAAAAGGAAGTCCTGAAAAACTACTCTGAAAAAGATTTGCTGAGGAATTGGGCAGATATTCTTTTTGAGAATAACAGAGATATTGACAGATTAAATGATTATCCTCTGACTGACAGTGAAATACAGCAAATATTAGAGCAGATTGAGGCACTCAGAACACCGTTAAAATTAAATGGATTTATCAATGGTAAAAGTGTTTCTATCGTT is a window from the Leptotrichia sp. oral taxon 215 str. W9775 genome containing:
- a CDS encoding restriction endonuclease subunit S; this encodes MAENTKKPAIRFAGFTEVWEQRKLDTITDVRDGTHDSPQYVEDGHPFITSKNVKDGFINYEDIQYVSDKDYEEINKRSKVDKNDILMGMIGTIGNIALVREIPDFTIKNVALIKDIGDVFYHYLYHCLQSNSVAHQLDENLDGGTQKFIALNKIRELVIPVPSEYEQHKIGDYMELLDNLITLHQRKYDKLTNVKKSMLEKMFPKNGSNVPEIRFKGFTEAWEQCKLSDLVDVIDGDRGKNYPIESDFDISGHTLFLNASNVTTDGFAFDNNQFISEEKSNSMGNGKLNEDDIIITSRGSLGHIAWYNAYIQCIVPYARINSGMLILRKKKSVSTSYLHQFLKSEKGQNQISFMSFGSAQPQLTKKGVEGLLVNYPGSLNEQDKLGEYFANLDNLITLHQRKLEKLRNIKKSMLEKMFI
- a CDS encoding DUF3990 domain-containing protein — translated: MDKLILFHGTPDKIVVPTYGKGEEKHDYGQGFYLTESIDLAKEWAVCRPNEKNGWVHKYQLDTAGLKILDFQDKGVLAWLTELMKHRDAADSKRYRMLAKKFIEKYGVDTKEYDVIRGWRANASYFYIAKEFVRDNIDMDILEELLSFGGLGIQYCIKSKLAYSKLHELDDGLMAVQYAEFNEKYNQRDITARQKMRELVDSEANSVTKVFSTLFKE
- a CDS encoding NADAR family protein, whose translation is MSVICFHNLNEENGYLSNWYLSPFTVEKKNFSSMEQFMMYRKAICFGDEAVAKNILSTDDTSQIKVLGRQVKNYDEHIWNGIRQIVVYEGLLAKFSQNEDLKDRLKSTGEAILAECAVKDLIWGVGLSMKDPNRLDKTKWKGQNLLGYTLMMVRECL